The following coding sequences lie in one Agrobacterium vitis genomic window:
- a CDS encoding SDR family oxidoreductase — protein MSLGLFDLTGRRALVTGSSQGIGFALAQGLRAAGATVIVNGRDEAKLAAAAALIGDGCDILAFDVTDHQASRDAVDGFEAKKGPIDILVNNAGMQFRGPLEEFPADAFERLLRTNISSVFNVGQAAARHMIKRGAGKIINIASVQTALARPSIAPYTATKGAVGNLTKGMATDWAKYGLQCNAIAPGYFDTPLNAALVADPDFSTWLEKRTPAGRWGKVEELVGACIFLASGASSFVNGHVLYVDGGITASL, from the coding sequence ATGTCGCTTGGTCTTTTCGATCTGACGGGACGCCGCGCGCTGGTGACAGGGTCTTCGCAAGGCATTGGCTTTGCCCTGGCGCAAGGTTTGCGGGCGGCGGGCGCGACCGTCATCGTGAATGGACGCGATGAAGCCAAACTTGCCGCCGCCGCCGCCCTGATCGGCGATGGCTGTGATATTCTGGCTTTCGACGTCACCGATCATCAGGCGTCGCGCGATGCCGTCGATGGCTTCGAGGCCAAAAAAGGCCCTATCGACATTCTCGTCAATAATGCCGGCATGCAGTTTCGCGGCCCTCTGGAGGAGTTTCCGGCTGACGCTTTCGAGCGGTTGTTGCGCACCAATATTTCCAGCGTCTTCAATGTCGGCCAAGCTGCGGCCCGCCATATGATCAAGCGCGGCGCTGGCAAGATCATCAATATCGCCAGTGTGCAGACGGCGCTGGCCCGGCCTTCGATTGCTCCTTACACGGCCACCAAGGGCGCGGTCGGCAATCTCACCAAGGGCATGGCGACCGACTGGGCAAAATATGGGCTGCAATGCAATGCCATCGCGCCAGGCTATTTCGATACGCCGCTGAATGCAGCGCTGGTTGCCGATCCTGATTTCTCCACATGGCTGGAAAAACGTACGCCAGCAGGGCGCTGGGGCAAGGTTGAGGAACTGGTGGGTGCCTGCATCTTCCTGGCGTCTGGCGCATCATCTTTTGTCAACGGCCATGTTCTGTATGTCGATGGCGGCATCACGGCCTCGCTCTAG
- a CDS encoding L-idonate 5-dehydrogenase gives MKAIVAHAAKDVRIEEVDEVEPGHGEVKLRLATGGICGSDLHYYNHGGFGAVRLKQPMILGHEVSAYVETLGAGVTGLEIGQLVAVSPSRPCHTCAYCQEGLHNQCINMRFYGSAMPFPHIQGAFRQSLVADASQCVVADGLSAGEAAMAEPLAVTLHATRRAGEMLGKRVLVTGCGPIGVLSIIAARRAGAKEIVATDLSDFTLALAKAAGADRVINTAAQPDGLAEYAVGKGTFDVLYECTGVASALAGGISAMRPRGVIMQLGLGGDMTLPMMAITAKELDLRGSFRFHSEFAVGVELMRKGLIDVKPLITHTVPLEDALSAFTIASDRSKAMKAQIAFS, from the coding sequence ATGAAAGCCATTGTTGCCCATGCAGCAAAAGACGTTCGCATCGAAGAGGTGGACGAGGTCGAGCCCGGTCACGGCGAAGTAAAACTGCGGCTTGCCACCGGCGGCATCTGCGGCAGCGACCTGCACTATTACAATCACGGTGGTTTTGGTGCTGTAAGACTGAAACAACCGATGATCCTCGGCCATGAAGTCTCGGCCTATGTCGAGACATTGGGGGCAGGGGTCACAGGACTGGAGATTGGCCAACTCGTCGCCGTCTCACCGTCACGACCGTGCCACACCTGCGCCTATTGCCAGGAAGGTCTGCACAATCAATGCATCAATATGCGGTTTTACGGCAGCGCCATGCCCTTTCCGCATATCCAGGGTGCGTTCCGGCAAAGCCTTGTCGCCGATGCCAGCCAATGCGTGGTCGCGGATGGACTGAGCGCGGGGGAGGCGGCGATGGCCGAACCGCTGGCCGTCACATTGCATGCAACGCGGCGGGCAGGCGAAATGCTCGGCAAGCGGGTTCTGGTCACCGGTTGCGGCCCGATTGGCGTTTTGTCGATCATTGCCGCTCGCAGAGCCGGAGCGAAAGAAATCGTTGCCACCGATCTCTCGGACTTCACGCTAGCATTGGCCAAGGCGGCGGGTGCTGACCGGGTGATCAACACCGCAGCCCAGCCGGACGGCCTTGCAGAATACGCTGTGGGGAAAGGCACATTCGATGTGCTTTACGAATGCACCGGCGTTGCCTCGGCGCTAGCAGGCGGAATTTCCGCCATGCGCCCACGCGGCGTCATCATGCAACTCGGACTTGGCGGCGACATGACACTGCCGATGATGGCGATTACCGCCAAGGAGCTTGACCTGCGCGGCTCCTTCCGGTTCCACAGTGAATTTGCGGTCGGGGTGGAGCTGATGCGCAAGGGACTGATCGACGTTAAGCCGCTGATTACCCACACCGTGCCTCTGGAAGACGCACTTTCAGCCTTCACCATCGCATCCGACCGGAGCAAGGCCATGAAAGCTCAAATTGCCTTTTCCTGA
- the glgA gene encoding glycogen synthase GlgA, with protein MRSLSVTSEIFPLVKTGGLGDVTGALPKALANFGVATRTLIPGYSNVRRLIRDQPPLLVFEDLLGESAALYAASIHGLDLFILDAPQLFDRPGGPYVDENGLDHADNWKRFAVLSLAAAEIAAGSLPGWVPDVVHTHDWQTALTSVYLRHMDCTTPVVLTIHNLAFQGQFNAALLPSIGLPPSVMSTDCMEYYGDISYLKGGLMTSSMITAVSPTYAREILSPRFGMGLEGVLRQRKDKLRGIVNGIDPEIWNPATDPHLFSRFDQKTIGLKRLNKVDLQNQFGLDNDDGPLFAAITRITWQKGMDMLAEAASEIIDGGGKLIVLGQGDRGLEQALIETAQRFPGRMAVKIGYDEETAHRIHGGADSIIQPSRFEPCGLTQLYALRYGCVPVVSRTGGLAETIIDANDAAMSAKAATGFQFDQITTEGLRHALRRALDAYAVPRHWRRLQLQAMRAHYSWERSAEQYAALYNAVTHRRTPARTKPARSLHS; from the coding sequence CTGCGATCGCTCTCCGTCACTTCGGAAATTTTTCCACTCGTTAAAACTGGCGGTCTCGGCGATGTCACGGGCGCTCTGCCAAAGGCGCTCGCCAATTTTGGTGTAGCCACCCGGACACTGATTCCAGGCTATAGCAATGTCCGCAGATTGATCCGGGACCAACCGCCGCTGTTGGTTTTCGAAGACCTTCTTGGCGAATCCGCCGCGCTCTATGCCGCAAGCATTCATGGTCTCGACCTTTTCATACTCGATGCGCCGCAATTGTTCGACCGTCCGGGTGGCCCTTATGTGGACGAGAACGGCCTTGACCATGCCGACAATTGGAAGCGATTTGCGGTCCTGTCTCTGGCCGCCGCCGAAATTGCCGCTGGCAGCCTGCCGGGCTGGGTTCCCGATGTCGTTCACACTCATGACTGGCAAACTGCTCTGACCTCCGTCTATTTGCGGCACATGGATTGCACAACGCCTGTGGTCTTGACCATTCACAATCTGGCCTTCCAGGGCCAGTTCAATGCTGCCCTGCTGCCCTCCATCGGACTGCCGCCAAGCGTGATGTCGACGGACTGCATGGAGTATTATGGGGATATCAGCTACCTGAAGGGTGGTCTGATGACGTCGAGCATGATCACCGCCGTCAGCCCGACTTATGCCCGCGAAATCCTTTCGCCACGCTTTGGCATGGGCCTTGAGGGCGTTCTCAGGCAGCGCAAGGACAAGCTGCGCGGCATCGTCAATGGCATCGATCCGGAAATCTGGAACCCGGCCACCGATCCGCATCTGTTCTCCCGTTTTGATCAGAAAACCATCGGCCTCAAACGGTTGAACAAGGTGGATTTGCAAAACCAGTTCGGCCTGGACAATGATGATGGTCCACTGTTTGCCGCCATTACCCGTATTACATGGCAAAAAGGGATGGATATGCTGGCAGAAGCCGCCAGCGAGATCATCGACGGCGGCGGTAAGCTGATCGTGCTCGGGCAGGGGGATCGCGGGCTGGAACAGGCGCTGATCGAGACCGCACAGCGTTTTCCTGGCCGCATGGCCGTCAAGATCGGCTATGACGAGGAAACCGCGCATCGCATTCACGGTGGTGCCGATTCCATCATTCAGCCATCGCGTTTCGAGCCCTGCGGCCTGACGCAGCTTTATGCCCTGCGCTATGGCTGCGTGCCGGTGGTATCACGCACTGGCGGGCTGGCGGAAACCATTATCGATGCCAATGACGCGGCAATGTCTGCGAAGGCGGCAACTGGTTTTCAGTTCGACCAGATCACCACCGAAGGCCTGCGTCATGCGCTTCGCCGGGCGCTAGATGCCTATGCAGTACCCCGCCATTGGCGGCGGTTGCAGCTTCAAGCCATGCGGGCGCATTACAGCTGGGAGCGAAGCGCCGAACAATATGCTGCCCTTTACAATGCCGTCACCCATCGCCGTACCCCAGCGCGGACCAAGCCGGCTCGGAGCCTGCATTCATGA
- a CDS encoding LacI family DNA-binding transcriptional regulator: protein MADIARVTGVSPMTVSRAFKTDSLISKETRDAILLAAEDLGYVFDSTASNLRSQRSDFVAVTIPSINNANFADTVGGLSETLATRKMQILLGYTNYDMQEEERLIEQLLRRKPQAIVVTGGKHTPRARKLLANAHIPVIETWDVPSEPIGHYVGFSNAGAVCAMVDHFVAVGYRRLAFIGGDVGRDTRGSDRRNGFIGAMTRHGLDASRLIAAGPPPISMREGANAMARLLETLPDTDAVICVSDLSAFGALTECQRRGIAVPEGIAIAGFGNYEIGAISVPTITTINAFSRDIGEKAARLILDLLDGRPLAGNITITPELILRDSSL, encoded by the coding sequence ATGGCCGATATTGCCCGCGTCACGGGTGTGTCGCCGATGACGGTGTCGCGGGCCTTCAAGACTGATAGTCTGATCAGCAAGGAAACCCGCGATGCCATTTTACTGGCGGCGGAGGATCTTGGCTATGTGTTTGATTCCACTGCCTCCAATCTAAGGTCACAGCGCTCCGATTTTGTTGCGGTTACTATTCCCTCGATCAATAATGCCAATTTCGCCGATACGGTTGGTGGTCTTTCGGAAACGCTCGCTACCCGGAAAATGCAAATTCTGCTTGGTTATACCAATTACGATATGCAGGAGGAAGAACGGCTGATCGAGCAATTGCTGCGCCGTAAGCCGCAGGCCATTGTTGTGACCGGTGGCAAGCATACGCCCCGTGCCCGCAAATTACTGGCCAATGCCCATATTCCGGTGATCGAAACCTGGGATGTGCCGTCCGAGCCGATAGGCCATTATGTTGGATTTTCCAATGCCGGTGCGGTCTGCGCCATGGTCGATCATTTTGTTGCTGTTGGTTATCGGCGACTGGCCTTCATTGGCGGTGATGTCGGGAGAGACACACGCGGTAGTGATCGCCGCAACGGGTTTATTGGTGCCATGACCCGCCATGGGCTGGATGCATCGCGATTGATCGCTGCCGGTCCGCCACCGATCTCGATGCGCGAAGGGGCGAATGCCATGGCACGGTTACTGGAAACCCTTCCCGATACCGACGCGGTGATTTGTGTATCCGACCTGTCTGCATTTGGGGCTTTGACGGAATGTCAGCGGCGTGGCATCGCCGTGCCAGAGGGGATCGCCATTGCCGGGTTTGGTAATTATGAAATCGGCGCAATTTCCGTGCCGACGATTACCACCATCAATGCCTTTTCCCGCGACATCGGCGAAAAAGCAGCGCGGCTGATCCTGGATCTGCTGGACGGGCGGCCATTGGCGGGAAACATTACCATTACGCCCGAACTGATCCTGCGTGACAGCAGTCTATGA
- a CDS encoding NAD(P)-dependent oxidoreductase — translation MTNTVALIGAGAMGGAIGRRLVETGNQLTVFDLNAEKVAELTALGALSAQTAAEAASRSDYVILSLNAPHIIRAAVFGKDGVADGAKPGTLIIDMSSIDPEATRQLAGDAAEKGLRWVDSPLSGGAPKAAVGELTLMAGGTEQDVADAHQVLQHVASNYTHMGPVGAGQTTKLINQVLCGLNFLAVAEATQLALDAGVDAAKIPQALKGGRADSAILQEYMPRYVTKDYRRTGRIDNMVKDLNGAQDLARRTNTAMPLTAVCAEVHRMLTAAGLGGEDQAMLMEFFTGAKRETS, via the coding sequence ATGACCAACACAGTGGCGCTGATCGGCGCGGGTGCCATGGGCGGCGCAATCGGCAGAAGGCTGGTTGAGACCGGCAACCAACTGACGGTCTTCGACCTCAATGCTGAAAAGGTGGCGGAGTTGACCGCGCTTGGTGCGTTATCTGCACAGACTGCGGCGGAGGCGGCGTCGCGCTCCGATTATGTTATTCTCAGCCTCAATGCGCCGCACATCATTCGGGCCGCGGTGTTCGGCAAGGACGGAGTGGCGGACGGCGCGAAACCCGGGACGTTGATTATCGACATGTCCTCCATCGACCCAGAGGCAACCCGGCAATTGGCTGGGGATGCGGCGGAAAAGGGGTTGCGCTGGGTCGATAGCCCGCTTTCTGGCGGTGCGCCCAAGGCAGCGGTTGGTGAATTGACGTTGATGGCTGGCGGGACAGAGCAGGACGTGGCCGATGCTCATCAGGTTTTGCAGCATGTCGCATCCAACTATACCCATATGGGGCCGGTGGGTGCTGGCCAAACCACCAAGCTGATCAACCAGGTGCTGTGTGGCCTGAATTTCCTGGCTGTGGCCGAGGCAACGCAATTGGCGCTGGACGCCGGGGTCGATGCCGCGAAAATCCCGCAGGCTTTGAAGGGCGGCCGGGCCGATAGCGCCATCCTCCAGGAATATATGCCACGGTATGTCACCAAGGATTATCGTCGCACGGGCCGGATCGATAATATGGTCAAGGACCTGAACGGCGCGCAGGATCTGGCGCGGCGCACCAATACGGCCATGCCGTTGACGGCAGTCTGCGCCGAGGTGCACCGCATGCTGACAGCGGCAGGCTTGGGTGGAGAAGACCAGGCGATGTTGATGGAATTTTTCACCGGAGCAAAAAGGGAGACCTCCTAA
- a CDS encoding gluconokinase, protein MTKLVLMGVSGCGKSSVGAALAARLGAVYIDGDDLHPPQNIARMQAGIPLDDADRWPWLEAVGTRLAGEQGVTIIGCSALKRAYRDRIREKAGGAVRFIHLAGSHAVIAGRVTERPGHFMPASLLDSQFAALEPPLADEQAVTVDIDQPLDSLVAAIVSAIGEE, encoded by the coding sequence ATGACAAAGCTTGTCCTCATGGGCGTGTCCGGCTGCGGGAAATCCTCCGTTGGTGCTGCATTGGCGGCAAGGCTCGGGGCGGTCTATATCGACGGGGACGACCTGCATCCGCCGCAAAACATTGCCCGGATGCAGGCGGGCATTCCGCTTGATGACGCGGATCGATGGCCATGGTTGGAGGCGGTCGGAACCCGCCTTGCCGGGGAACAAGGCGTGACCATTATCGGATGTTCGGCGTTGAAGCGGGCTTACCGCGACAGGATCAGGGAAAAGGCTGGTGGTGCTGTGCGTTTCATCCATCTGGCTGGCAGCCATGCCGTGATTGCCGGACGTGTCACCGAGCGACCAGGGCATTTCATGCCTGCCTCGCTGCTCGACAGCCAATTTGCAGCGCTTGAGCCGCCGCTTGCGGATGAACAGGCGGTGACCGTCGATATCGATCAGCCGCTTGACAGTCTCGTTGCGGCGATTGTTTCGGCCATAGGGGAGGAATGA
- a CDS encoding bile acid:sodium symporter family protein, translating into MTRFLPDKFTLMLVLTVALASVLPISGQPAVYFGWATKVAIAALFFLHGARLSRDVVIAGMLHWRLHLSILAVTFVIFPLLGLGLGFFVQGFLPSSLYLGILYICVLPSTVQSSIAFTSMAGGNVPAAICSASASNIFGMILTPLLCGLLLSAGGHGGISLDAVLQIFVQLLLPFIVGQLLQPFIGNWVRARKSLLSPIDRGSILMVVYAAFSEAVIEGIWKHFSLADIGAVVVVDIVLLALALIITTFGSRLLGFSKEDEIAITFCGSKKSLASGVPMASAIFAGQSIGAIVMPLMLFHQIQLMACAVIAQKYAEKRKLKEAEVVVASA; encoded by the coding sequence ATGACGCGGTTTTTACCCGATAAATTCACCCTGATGCTTGTGCTTACAGTAGCTCTGGCTTCAGTCTTGCCGATCAGCGGGCAGCCGGCCGTTTATTTCGGCTGGGCAACGAAAGTTGCGATTGCGGCGCTGTTTTTTCTGCATGGCGCCCGCCTGTCGCGCGATGTCGTGATTGCCGGGATGCTGCATTGGCGACTGCATCTGTCGATCCTGGCCGTGACATTCGTGATCTTTCCTTTGCTCGGCCTCGGGCTGGGGTTTTTCGTGCAGGGCTTCCTGCCGTCCTCGCTTTATCTTGGCATTCTTTATATCTGTGTCCTGCCATCGACCGTCCAATCGTCGATTGCCTTTACCTCCATGGCAGGCGGCAATGTGCCAGCGGCGATCTGTTCAGCCTCGGCCTCTAATATTTTCGGCATGATCCTCACCCCCCTGCTCTGCGGGCTGCTGCTATCGGCCGGTGGCCATGGGGGGATTTCGCTCGATGCGGTCTTGCAAATCTTCGTGCAATTGCTGCTTCCGTTCATTGTGGGGCAGTTGCTGCAACCCTTTATCGGCAATTGGGTCAGGGCGCGCAAATCCTTGCTGTCGCCAATTGATCGCGGCTCAATCCTGATGGTGGTTTATGCCGCCTTCAGCGAGGCGGTCATCGAGGGGATCTGGAAGCATTTCTCGCTGGCCGATATTGGCGCGGTCGTCGTGGTCGATATCGTCTTGCTGGCATTGGCGCTGATCATCACCACCTTCGGCAGCCGGTTGCTCGGCTTTTCCAAGGAGGATGAAATTGCCATCACCTTTTGTGGCTCAAAGAAAAGCCTGGCCTCCGGCGTGCCGATGGCCAGCGCGATTTTTGCCGGACAAAGCATCGGTGCCATCGTCATGCCATTGATGTTGTTTCACCAGATCCAGCTGATGGCTTGCGCGGTGATCGCCCAGAAATATGCGGAAAAGCGCAAGTTGAAAGAAGCCGAAGTGGTGGTTGCTTCGGCCTGA
- a CDS encoding 2-hydroxyacid dehydrogenase, translating into MAKPEILQVGPYPAWDEGPLNDQFTVHRYFDAADKNAFLAHVGPSIQGIATRGELGADRAMIDACPKLEIISVYGVGYDAVDLAACRDRGIRVTNTPDVLTNDVADLGIAMMLCQSRGMIGAETWVKDGSWAAKGLYPLKRRVWGRRAGVLGLGRIGFEVAKRLKGFDMQISYSDVSAKPYAEGMTFVADPVNLAKNSDFLFVTLAASADTRHIIGRDVIEALGPEGMLINISRASNIDEATLLEALETGRLGSAALDVFEGEPKLNPRFLALDNVLLQPHHASGTLETRQAMGQLVRDNLTAHFAGQALPTPVL; encoded by the coding sequence GTGGCAAAGCCGGAGATTTTGCAGGTCGGACCCTATCCCGCCTGGGATGAAGGCCCTTTGAACGACCAGTTCACCGTGCACCGCTATTTTGATGCAGCCGACAAGAACGCCTTCCTTGCTCACGTCGGACCAAGCATTCAAGGCATTGCCACAAGGGGCGAACTCGGTGCTGACCGCGCCATGATAGACGCCTGCCCGAAGTTGGAAATCATCTCGGTCTACGGGGTCGGCTATGACGCTGTCGATCTCGCCGCCTGCCGTGACCGCGGCATCCGCGTCACCAATACGCCCGATGTGTTGACCAATGACGTCGCCGACCTTGGCATAGCAATGATGCTGTGCCAATCGCGGGGCATGATCGGCGCTGAGACCTGGGTGAAGGATGGCAGCTGGGCTGCAAAGGGCCTTTATCCGCTGAAACGTCGGGTCTGGGGCAGGCGGGCAGGGGTGCTGGGCCTTGGCCGCATCGGCTTTGAGGTCGCCAAGCGCCTCAAAGGCTTCGATATGCAGATTTCCTACAGCGATGTCTCAGCCAAGCCATATGCCGAGGGCATGACATTCGTTGCCGACCCGGTGAACCTGGCAAAAAACTCGGACTTCCTATTCGTCACGCTGGCTGCATCCGCCGATACACGGCATATCATCGGACGCGATGTCATCGAGGCGCTAGGACCGGAGGGTATGCTGATCAACATTTCCCGTGCCTCGAATATTGATGAAGCCACCTTGCTGGAAGCACTCGAAACCGGACGGCTTGGCTCCGCCGCGCTGGATGTGTTCGAAGGTGAGCCCAAGCTAAATCCACGCTTCCTGGCGCTGGACAACGTCCTGCTCCAACCCCACCACGCCTCCGGCACGCTTGAGACCCGCCAGGCCATGGGCCAATTGGTCCGCGACAATCTAACCGCACATTTCGCCGGCCAGGCTCTGCCCACCCCGGTTTTATGA
- a CDS encoding substrate-binding domain-containing protein gives MKRRHILQATGALILLTAGNAWADPMAEAKAVVDKYASKVTTWDGPKSAPKPQPGKTIVVLAGDLKNGGILGVSNGVEEAAKAIGWQVKVLDGAGSIGGRTAAFGQAMALKPDAIIIDGFDAVEQAPALEQAKANKIPLVAWHAGPTIGPDEKNGLFANISTDAMEVSKAAANWAYVDAKGKPGVIIFTDSTYAIAIAKADKMKAEIERLGGKVLAYVDTPIAETSQRMPQLTTSLLQKYGDSWTHSLAINDLYFDFMGPSLASAGKGGTDAPINVAAGDGSESAYQRIRAGQYQKVTVAEPLNLQGWQLVDELNRALNGEKWSGYMSPLHVVTADNVEFDGGPKNSFDPDNGYRDAYKKIWGK, from the coding sequence ATGAAACGCAGACATATCCTGCAAGCAACCGGCGCCTTGATCCTGCTTACGGCGGGCAACGCCTGGGCCGATCCGATGGCAGAAGCCAAGGCCGTGGTCGATAAATATGCCAGCAAGGTCACGACTTGGGACGGACCGAAAAGCGCCCCAAAACCACAGCCGGGAAAAACCATTGTTGTTCTGGCTGGTGACCTGAAAAATGGTGGCATTCTGGGTGTCAGCAATGGCGTCGAGGAAGCCGCCAAGGCCATAGGCTGGCAGGTCAAGGTGCTGGATGGCGCAGGCTCGATCGGTGGGCGTACCGCAGCTTTCGGTCAGGCCATGGCCTTGAAGCCTGATGCCATCATCATCGACGGTTTCGATGCCGTTGAACAGGCTCCGGCTCTGGAACAGGCGAAAGCCAACAAAATCCCGCTGGTCGCCTGGCATGCCGGTCCCACCATCGGACCGGACGAAAAGAACGGCCTGTTCGCCAATATCAGCACTGACGCCATGGAAGTGTCGAAAGCTGCCGCCAATTGGGCCTATGTCGATGCCAAGGGCAAGCCGGGCGTCATCATCTTTACCGACTCCACCTATGCTATCGCCATAGCCAAGGCTGACAAGATGAAGGCCGAAATCGAGCGGCTGGGCGGCAAGGTTCTGGCCTATGTCGATACGCCGATTGCCGAAACCTCGCAGCGCATGCCACAGCTCACCACTTCGCTGTTACAAAAATACGGCGACAGCTGGACCCATTCTCTGGCCATCAACGACCTTTACTTCGATTTCATGGGGCCGTCGCTCGCCTCGGCAGGGAAGGGGGGAACCGATGCACCGATCAATGTTGCCGCAGGGGATGGTTCCGAATCCGCCTATCAGCGCATCCGCGCTGGCCAGTACCAGAAGGTGACGGTGGCCGAACCCTTGAACCTGCAAGGCTGGCAATTGGTGGATGAGCTAAACCGCGCCCTCAACGGCGAAAAATGGTCCGGCTATATGTCGCCGCTGCATGTGGTGACCGCCGACAATGTCGAATTCGATGGCGGACCGAAAAACAGCTTCGATCCCGACAATGGCTATCGGGATGCCTATAAGAAGATCTGGGGCAAATGA
- a CDS encoding DUF2934 domain-containing protein, which translates to MKPSDKEWIEKRAYSLWEEEGKPHGKDDAHWQQAHREFYELSQSAQKAKAGALKRASQAAKTQTSKAPTTKAQAAKTRQSPEAEIADAHQDPKPAAATKRKRKII; encoded by the coding sequence ATGAAGCCGTCCGACAAAGAGTGGATCGAAAAGCGAGCCTATAGCCTTTGGGAAGAAGAGGGCAAGCCACACGGGAAGGACGATGCCCATTGGCAACAGGCCCATCGTGAATTTTACGAACTTTCGCAATCTGCGCAAAAGGCCAAGGCAGGCGCGCTCAAGCGCGCGAGCCAGGCCGCCAAAACGCAAACTTCTAAGGCTCCAACGACCAAGGCTCAGGCCGCCAAGACCAGACAAAGCCCAGAAGCTGAGATCGCCGATGCGCACCAAGATCCAAAGCCTGCCGCAGCGACGAAACGCAAGCGAAAGATAATCTGA
- a CDS encoding DUF4334 domain-containing protein — MTTQAFADTDWLTQWQQHGTTGEEAIARFLQLPALEVDDMIGMWVGQELATNHPIDGLMPPFGWHGKNFVSADEGHPLIMRDRFGFYPLNPFFIPLRLLLASPRLFNNVVGRVAVRNLGRFFASGRPKARLRPVALGGTVSAAMIYDEKPIIDHFRRIDDRRCLGLMEHRDFDRPFFFLLTRE, encoded by the coding sequence GTGACCACACAGGCTTTTGCAGATACGGACTGGCTGACCCAATGGCAACAGCATGGCACAACGGGCGAAGAAGCAATTGCCAGGTTTCTCCAACTGCCTGCCCTTGAAGTCGATGACATGATCGGCATGTGGGTCGGGCAGGAGTTAGCGACAAATCATCCTATAGATGGCCTGATGCCGCCTTTTGGTTGGCACGGAAAGAATTTCGTCTCTGCCGACGAAGGGCATCCGCTTATCATGCGCGACCGTTTCGGTTTCTATCCGTTAAACCCGTTCTTCATTCCACTGCGGCTTTTGCTGGCATCACCTAGACTGTTCAACAACGTCGTGGGAAGGGTGGCAGTCCGTAACCTAGGGCGGTTTTTTGCCTCGGGCCGGCCAAAAGCAAGACTAAGGCCCGTCGCCCTGGGCGGCACTGTCAGTGCAGCGATGATCTATGACGAAAAGCCGATCATTGACCATTTTCGCCGTATCGATGACCGCCGCTGTCTCGGACTGATGGAGCATCGTGATTTCGACAGGCCATTCTTCTTTTTGCTGACCCGCGAGTGA